Below is a genomic region from Telmatobacter sp. DSM 110680.
TCGCGATTTACGATGGAGCCAGTGTCGAAACGCGCGATAGATAAGATCAGACGATCCTGCACCCGGCAGAATATTCTCGGTCCGGACCCCACGATGCAGAGCGACCGCTTCGCACAGGCCCTCACACTGCGCAGGCGGAGATGTTCGAACCAGCCACGAAAGATGCTCCTGCAGAGCGCATAACACGCCTGGAGACGGAGGAAACCAGGCATCCAGGACGTCGGCGTTCACGATGACTTCGCGCCGTTCCAGAGTGTCGAATCCGTTACCAATTGCGTCAAAAAACGCCCCGCCGTGAAAGCAACATGGCGGTTTCAAGAACGGGAAGTCCATCTTCCAGTCGACGCGCTTGCTCATCTTGTCGATCGTGGACTTGTGGTGGATCGCATATCGACGCAGATCGGAAACTGATGTTTTTATCAGTTCATATGTGACTGCGCCCGATACAACTCGATGTCGAAGAAGTTGCGCACCAAAGCTCTGGTACATGCCCAATATTTCAGACCGTCCCATCGCAATGATCTGTTCACCGCCGTGCTCTTCTACCCAGCGGAAGGCTGCGTACATCAGGTACCAGGCAACGCGACTATGCCTGTGAGCGCGCGCGACGGTTAAGATTCGGGCTTCGTATGTGTGTCCATCGAGCTCAACAGGCAATTCGTCTCGCCGCACATATTTTTCGATGGAGTACCGGCCGAGAGTCGGCGGGGTGACACTGATGAAGCCTGCCAACTGGCTGCGAACCTTCGCCACGATGTAGATATTGCCGTCATCGAGAGCATCCGACAGCATCGCAGTCGGTTGCACTGCATGCTGCCCAAGCTCGGTGGCATACACCTCATGGCGCATGCGGTAGATAGAAGGCCGATCGGCCTGCGTGGCTAGCTCTATCGCTACGTTGCCAAAGTTCCTGTCTTTCAATCAACCATCCCCGAGAATGAATGCTTGTCTCGCGAATGAATGTATATCAGGTCTATAAAGCTTGAAATACCCGTTATGACACTTTTGGCGTTGTCACAATAGCTTTGCCCGCCTCAATCCACGATGAGGCGAAACGCCTCACCAGCCGCCTCTATCGTCGCCTTGACTTCCGCATCTCCGTGCGTCGTCCCCAGAAAAGCCGCCTCAAACTGAGATGGCGGCAGCCACACCCCGCGGTCCAGCATGGCCCGATGGAAACGTCCAAACGCCGCCGTATCCGACTTTGCCGCCTCGTCGTAATTCGTCACCAAGTCACCTTGAAAGAACCACGTCCACATAGCACCTACACGATTCGTCGTCAGCGCCACTCCGGCCTTCGCGGCCTCAGCCGCGACGCCATCTGCAACAGCCTTCGACGTCGATTCCAAGCGCGCATACACTTCGGCCTTGTGCTCCTGCAAATACCCGACCGTAGCGATCCCCGCAGCCATCGCCAGCGGATTACCGCTCAGTGTTCCTGCCTGGTAGACGGGCCCCAGCGGCGCCAGCATATCCATATACCTCTGCTTGCCGCCAAAGACGCCCACCGGTAATCCCCCGCCCACAATCTTCCCCAGTGTCACCAAGTCAGGGTCGAGTCGGTACAACTCGCATGCGCCGCCCAGCGCCACGCGGAATCCCGTCATCACCTCATCCACGATCAGCAATGCGCCTTCGCGCCGCGTCAGTTCGCGCAAAGCTTCGAGATATCCGGGCATAGGTGGAATACACCCTGCGTTCCCCACCACGGGTTCCAGAATCACCGCTGCAATTTGATTGGGATGGGCATCAAATGCCGATTCAACAGCCGCCGTATCGTTATACGGCAATGCATGCGTAAGCGCGGCAATCTCTTCCGGGACCCCTGCCGAACCCGGAATTCCGAACGTGGCGACGCCCGAACCGGCCTTCACCAGCAGTCCATCCGCATGGCCGTGATAGCAGCCTTCAAACTTGATGATGATCTTGCGTCCCGTCGCCGCGCGCGCCAGGCGGATCGCCGACATGGTGGCCTCGGTGCCGGAACTGACAAAGCGGATCTTCTCAATGGCCGGATAACACGTAACAATCCGCTCCGCCAGATCTGCCTCGCTCGCCGTCGATGCCCCAAAGCTCGCTGAGTTTCGTGCAGCCCGCGCAATCGCCTCCACCACGGGCCGAAAAGCGTGCCCCAGGATCATCGGCCCCCATGAACCCACGTAGTCGATGTAGCGATTGCCGTCCGCATCGACGACCCATGGGCCTTCCGCCCGCTCCACAAATGGCGGAGCACCCCCCACCGCGCGAAATGCCCGCACTGGCGAATTGACGCCGCCCGGGAAATAACGCTCAGCGCGCTGTTGCAGTTCATGGGAACGGGTGTGGGTTGGTGTTTTGGTTGTTTCTGAGCTCATCGTGGCTACAGTATAGAAGTCGCGCCATCGACCTGAAGCGCTCGCTCTCGACCCTTCGCATTTGTCGGAGTTTTGAACAGCAAATCGATTTCCGCCTTCACAGACCCGTGCCGTGAACCCTGCTAGAATCGACCTTTCCGACGCAGATTTTTTCGGAAAGACATTCCACAGCCCCAGGAATCTGGGGTCCCAAGCGACAAACGGGTGCCCTCTGGGCCGGTCGATGGGGTGGTTAGAAGGCTGAAATCGTGCCCGAAGAATCCAAAGCAAAGCCAGAAACCGTGCAGCAGCGCGGCATTACCTATGCCGACGCCGGGGTCGACATCTCCCGCGGCGACCGGGCTAAAGATCGCATCAAATACCTGGCTCAGAAAACCTTTAATCGCAATGTTTTAGGTGGGATCGGGGGCTTTGGGGCGCTCTTTCGGCTCGATCTGCAGAAGTTCAAAAGTCCTATCCTGGTCAGCTCGGCAGACGGTGTAGGCACGAAGCTCAAAATCGCCTTCGAAATGGGCCTTCACTCCAGCGTCGGCGGAGACTTGGTCAACCACTGCGTCAACGACATCGCTGTCCAGGGTGCGACGCCTCTCTTCTTCCTCGACTACTTCGCCAGTGGCAAGCTCGATCCCGAGGTTACAGAGACCGTCGTCTCGGGCCTCGCCGAGGCATGCAAAGCTAATGGCTGCGCCCTGATCGGCGGGGAAACTGCGCAGATGCCTGGCTTCTATGCCGACGGTGAATACGACCTTGCGGGCTTTATTGTCGGTGCCGTCGATCGCGACAAACTGGTAACTGGAGCCGACATCAAGGCTGGCGACGTCCTTGTCGGATTCCCCTCCACGGGCCTCCACACCAATGGCTATTCGCTCGCTCGCAAACTGATGTTCGACGTGGCTAAATACAAACCAAGCCAATACGTCACCGCCATTAAAGAGAAAGCGGGCACGGCACTCATGAAGACGCACCGCAGCTATCTGCACGTTACGCAGAAACTGGTTGCGGCCGGAATGACCGCCGGCATGGCTCACATCACGGGCGGCGGCATTACCGAAAATCTGCCCAGAATTCTGCCCAAGGGGCTGGCGGCGCAAGTTGAACTTGGCTCCTGGCCGGTGCTCCCGATCTTCGACCACCTCCGGGATCTCGGCCAGGTATCGCAAGACGAGATGATGCGCACCTTCAACATGGGTGTCGGCCTTATCGCCGTCATCCCCGCCGCGAAGTTTACACGCGCCAAGACTCTGCTCGACCGCGCGGAAGAGAAGTTCTACGTCGTTGGCCGCATTATTAAAGGCGACCACCACGTCCACTACACCTGATGAAATGCGGAATCTGCGGTACGGAACTCGACCAGCCCACGGCTCCTGAAACGATGGATCGCGGAGTTGACTGCGCTCGCTGCATGGCAGACTTGGGCGATTCCCGATGTATCTGATCGCTGGAGAAACTCGGCGATCCAACCATGCGAACTGAAGTGATGGCTTCTTATGAAGCGCGGCGAGTCAAGCAAGTTTAATCACGGAGAGATTCATTGGCAGGCTCGAAATCCAAAGCGCCCTTCCGTATAGGCGTATTGCTCTCCGGGCGCGGATCTAACTTTCTCGCCATCGCTAAATCCATCCGGGAAGGCCGACTGTCCGGCGTTGAAATCGCCATCGTCCTGTCCAACGTCGCCGACGCTCCCGGAATTAGCGCCGCACGGGATCTGAATCTGCCGACCGCCGTCTATGTTTCGAAAGGACGTCCTCGCGCCGAGCACGACGCCGACCTTATTGGCTCCCTCCGCGAACACAAAATCGATCTCGTCTGCCTCGCCGGCTACATGCGCCTGCTCTCGCCGGGCTTCATCTCCGCGTTCCCCAACCGCATCCTCAACATCCATCCTTCGCTGTTGCCCGCTTTTCCGGGACTCGACGCGCAGCAGCAAGCTTTCGACTATGGTGTCAAAGTTGCCGGCTGCACCGTGCACTTTGTCGATGAGCATCTCGATCACGGAGCTATCATTCTGCAACGCGCCATTCCGGTTTTGGAAACCGACGACGCCCACTCTCTCGCTGACCGCATCCTCGCCGAAGAGCACATCGCCTACAGCGAAGCCATCGCCCGCGTCGCCAGCGGGGATTACGAGATGCGGGGCCGCCGCTACGTCAAGCGCCAACGATTTGACACGGGTAATTAGGGCACCGCATGAATCGTAGTGTTGAAGAGATACGGATCCTGGTACTCCGTCACATCGCCGGCCTTCTTGCCCGGCACCGGCTGCAACCGCGCTGAGAGTGGCTTGTTCCACTTCAATGCCAGCGAAGCGACATCCGAGTACATTCGCTCCATCTGTTCGAGGCTCACATCTCCCGGCAGCGGAATCGTATCGAGCCCCGTGCCGCACACCGCCGAATACGCGAGCAGCGAATCCACGTTGAAATCATTTTCGGCCCAGCGCTGCGCCATCACCTTGTCTTCCATCACGGGCACCATCAGGCCGGAGTATCCAATCTGCTTCACCGGCACCGCCTTTACCGCCGCCGTAATGATTCGCGCTGCAGTCAGCGTTCCACTCGATCCAAATTTTGCACCGGTAAAATCTTCAATCGCCGTGGCAATCGAAACCTCGCCAAGCGGCGCAGGGGTTGGATCAAATCCCACGTACGCCCATCCTGTCTCGGCAGCCACCTTGTTGCCGATGCTCTCCGCCACTCTTGCATGTTTCGTCAGCGCGGCGGTCAGGTCCGTAGTTGCGGTTTCAGCATTTCCCTTGTCGCGCGTGAACACGTCCGCCACCAGGCCGGCACCTTCAATTCCGATGGCAAACTGCTTGCCTGCGCCCGTGTGAAACGACCCTGGATAAAAAGGCCCGAGCGGCTTCAGCATCGCTGTCGCCGTAAAGTTGAAGGTCCCTTGTGCATGCGGGCTGTGCTCGGCCACATACTTCACTAGCTCCGCGGTACGATGAATCGTCTTCCAGTGAATTCCCGACTCATCCGCAATGATCGAACTCGCTTCGATCGTCGGCAGCTTTGAAAGCGCTCGTTCCAGCAGATGCATCGTAGCTGGATCGTCGCTGTCGTGCATCATCGCCGGCCCTACGTTGGGAATGAAGTCTTCCTTCACTGACAACGCGTCAAAGCGCGCGAGAAACGCCAGCGCTTCCTCTTCCGACGCTCCCTTTACAAGCTCGCCAAGAGGCTGAGTCGTAATCCGCACCGACTCCACCTGGTACCCGGCCGCTTCGAATTCGCTTTTCACCTTTCGTAAGACGGTCAGCGTATCCGCGACCTGCTTTTCGAACTGGCTCCGGTCGAGACGCACAAATCCGGTGATCGCCCGTATCTTTGGATTGCCCGTAGTAGCGGCGCTCGAAGCACCGGTCTGCGCAAGCATCTGAAACGGCAATAACGCTATAGCGAGAAACACAAGCTGCTTCATATGAGCCTCTGGAGAAGAAGGGGATGGTGAGAACACCAATGTAGCATTCGTCACTTCCGTCTATAGAAAGCTGCCGCCGATCCGCCCTAAGTAGCAGATCTGTTCGGCAAAAAACTACTGCTATTTTGCGGATAATTGATGATGTCCGGCGTCAGCTAAGTCAGCAACTTACTTCTCAAAACCGCAAAGTTTCGTTGGAATTGCGAATCTGTAAAAGCTGAACTCACTTGGGTTCCAGCCGTAGTCTCGTCAAGTCCATGGCCGGACAAAATCTTCTAAGTTGCTCATTTCGCTGCGAAGATTCACCACGCGTTTTTTGCATGTTATTTCCACGCTCTCTCTAAGATTTAAAACATAGCCAGACAATCCAGCGATTGCCGCGCGAAGCTGTTCGCCGCGAAAGCGCTCGTCTGCGCCAAGGCGACTTACTCCGAATCTCTCACCGCAACCACGGCTATTTTCGCGAGTGCTGTCGCCGTAACTCACTGTCAGCGGCAGGCTGCGGATTGGCTTGCCGTTGGCGAGAAAAGGAATTTATCGCCATGGCAAACATCCTGGTAAATATCGAAAAAGGAATTGAAATCGGAGCTGAGGATGCCCTCAAGTGGCTCGCCGGCGCCAACAAGGCACTGAAGGCCGCACCGCAAGTTGTGGCCGCACTCGCCACACTGATCGCCGCGGTGGAGAAGCCGATCGCAGAACTCGCCGGCGCCGCCTCTAACCCGCTGAATATCGCTCTCGATATTCAGACCGCAACGGACCTCAAAGCCGCATGGCCCGAGGTCATCGCGTTTCTCACCAGTCTCGGCGTCAAATTTTAACGCTGTGAAACTGTGGAAATGTAAAGCTGTTAAGTTGCAACAACAGCCGGCGCCCCGTCCATCGAGCGCATTCTACTCGGTAGACGGGACCACAGACCCCAACGCGCAAACAACGTGGCAGCATTCTCTGCTACTGCCAGTCCAAAAGACCTACTTCCTTGTGAACGGTGATTCGGACAACAATCGCAAACAACCAATGTGATCCCACCGAAGTGGAGGGACCTGCGGTCGTTTTTCAACCTCTCAACTCTACGATCGCGATTGATATTACCAAATGGTTATTTCCGAGTAGACGGTGATAGGGGAGTAACGAAGCTTGCCCGGCCAGCATGGGAAATTGCATCGCCCTAACGGCGCAGGAAGGAAGCGAACACGTAGACGAAAACTGCGACAAACCCTACGACAAGCAAGCCGAGGAACTTCAGCCTAGATCGAATGCTGAACTCGCTGCTGAAATAGCGTTCGGGATGCGCCGGATCATAACGAATGGGAAACGTATCGCGTTCATCGACGTTAAATAGGGAACATCCATCGTCTACCCGGAATTGTCCCGATTGAATTTCACCGCCGTCGGGTGTGTAACAAAAGCCTATGGTGGCTTCTGAGGGTCCGCGTTGCCATCTTTCGGGAATGAAGCGGTCGGTCGAGGTCACTGTCGCTGCGGTCTCCGGCCATCTATCAATGCGGCGCATCCGCCCCAAGAGTTCTTCCAGCATTGTGGAAGCAGTATAGATTATCGGTTCCGGCCTGATGGTGGGCAATCCGGACATTGCCCGGTTTTGGAGCTCTGGCGGATCGGCGGTTATCCAACCGTGACATCGGAAAAAGCGTTCGAGGCATGGATTTTTCTGGGAAAGTCAACCAAATCTCCTATCGATTAAGAAAGGACTTCTCGCCGCCCACTAACTGTGGTGTGCCGGGCAAGGAGCCTCTGATTGCGCACACAGTGTGGGAACATGCTTCGTCTAAAGCTTGCTCAAACGGCTAGGGCTGTGGCCGCACTGCCTGCAGTTGGTTCCAGTCTCCCGAGAGTTGCCCGTTAGGATTGAAGTTCGGGTCATCGCTCATGATGTATTCGTTTGATCCGTTCAACCATGCGTGATTGTATTGGTTGCTAAGCTCCATGGTGGCGCCGGTCGTAGGATTGCGGAACGTCTGCACACCCCGAATACCTTGGTCCGCTCCAAAAGCAGCGTTTAAGGAACCACGTTGTTGATTGGCTGTGACTTCACTGAGGGTCTGTGCAACCTGGTTTTGAAAATTGGCAATGATCGCGTCGATCTGGGCTTCTTTTTTCGCTTCTACCTGGTAACGCCAGGCAAGCACTCCGTTCGAATAGGCCTGCCATTTCGCCTCCGGCCGTAGGGAACTGATCATTACTTTGAACAATTTGTCATTGGCATCGAGTTTACCTTTCGGCGCACTCAAGCCTATGACGTCGATCGCATGGCAATCGTAAAAGGCGCCTCGACCCTGACGAAAAGTCCGGGTTAAGACGACGAGTGCCACCCAATCCTCCATCTCTTTGCCGTCTTTCTGGAATTCGACGCGTGCGCGAATGGCCTCGGTTCGACTGTCGCCCGCGTTGCCGCCATCATCCGGCGGTAACCCCAATTGCCTTCGGGCCATCTGGTTGAGTTCAGGAAACGGCTCAACCGAGACCACGGTACTGCCGTTTGGAAAAAAGGTAAACACCTTTTGGCGAAAATACTCTTCAGCCTTCATGGGCTTCCACACTGGGCACGGCTTGCCCTGAGCGTTGATCTGGCGTCGGCTGGGATCTGTCAGATTGTGCAACGCTGCGGGATCATCCGCGAATTGCCAACTCAAATCGGGGGCGCCTTGGACGTCGATGGAACCGTCCGCACTTTTGGCCTCCCAGGCCACCGAAAAAAGGTCGGAAATACATCC
It encodes:
- a CDS encoding histidinol-phosphate transaminase codes for the protein MKDRNFGNVAIELATQADRPSIYRMRHEVYATELGQHAVQPTAMLSDALDDGNIYIVAKVRSQLAGFISVTPPTLGRYSIEKYVRRDELPVELDGHTYEARILTVARAHRHSRVAWYLMYAAFRWVEEHGGEQIIAMGRSEILGMYQSFGAQLLRHRVVSGAVTYELIKTSVSDLRRYAIHHKSTIDKMSKRVDWKMDFPFLKPPCCFHGGAFFDAIGNGFDTLERREVIVNADVLDAWFPPSPGVLCALQEHLSWLVRTSPPAQCEGLCEAVALHRGVRTENILPGAGSSDLIYRAFRHWLHRKSRVLILDPTYGEYGHVLEKVIGCRVDRLTLSRRDRYRVDLDELAWRIKQGYDLVILVNPNNPTGMHIRRSGLESLLRTVPPETRVWIDEAYIDYVGASESLERFAAESENIIVCKTMSKVYALSGMRVGYLCASPHQLSDLISLTPPWVVGLPAQVAAVRALEDPAYYEEQYRRTHALRREMNEALRDIGVLEIVPGEANFLMFHLDELQPTGEQVIDRARGVGVFVRNVASMGSDLGSRALRFAIKDQASNERILHTLQRCVSPLGDGTKLVSVL
- the hemL gene encoding glutamate-1-semialdehyde 2,1-aminomutase, whose product is MSSETTKTPTHTRSHELQQRAERYFPGGVNSPVRAFRAVGGAPPFVERAEGPWVVDADGNRYIDYVGSWGPMILGHAFRPVVEAIARAARNSASFGASTASEADLAERIVTCYPAIEKIRFVSSGTEATMSAIRLARAATGRKIIIKFEGCYHGHADGLLVKAGSGVATFGIPGSAGVPEEIAALTHALPYNDTAAVESAFDAHPNQIAAVILEPVVGNAGCIPPMPGYLEALRELTRREGALLIVDEVMTGFRVALGGACELYRLDPDLVTLGKIVGGGLPVGVFGGKQRYMDMLAPLGPVYQAGTLSGNPLAMAAGIATVGYLQEHKAEVYARLESTSKAVADGVAAEAAKAGVALTTNRVGAMWTWFFQGDLVTNYDEAAKSDTAAFGRFHRAMLDRGVWLPPSQFEAAFLGTTHGDAEVKATIEAAGEAFRLIVD
- the purM gene encoding phosphoribosylformylglycinamidine cyclo-ligase, which translates into the protein MPEESKAKPETVQQRGITYADAGVDISRGDRAKDRIKYLAQKTFNRNVLGGIGGFGALFRLDLQKFKSPILVSSADGVGTKLKIAFEMGLHSSVGGDLVNHCVNDIAVQGATPLFFLDYFASGKLDPEVTETVVSGLAEACKANGCALIGGETAQMPGFYADGEYDLAGFIVGAVDRDKLVTGADIKAGDVLVGFPSTGLHTNGYSLARKLMFDVAKYKPSQYVTAIKEKAGTALMKTHRSYLHVTQKLVAAGMTAGMAHITGGGITENLPRILPKGLAAQVELGSWPVLPIFDHLRDLGQVSQDEMMRTFNMGVGLIAVIPAAKFTRAKTLLDRAEEKFYVVGRIIKGDHHVHYT
- the purN gene encoding phosphoribosylglycinamide formyltransferase, encoding MAGSKSKAPFRIGVLLSGRGSNFLAIAKSIREGRLSGVEIAIVLSNVADAPGISAARDLNLPTAVYVSKGRPRAEHDADLIGSLREHKIDLVCLAGYMRLLSPGFISAFPNRILNIHPSLLPAFPGLDAQQQAFDYGVKVAGCTVHFVDEHLDHGAIILQRAIPVLETDDAHSLADRILAEEHIAYSEAIARVASGDYEMRGRRYVKRQRFDTGN
- a CDS encoding DUF711 family protein; the protein is MKQLVFLAIALLPFQMLAQTGASSAATTGNPKIRAITGFVRLDRSQFEKQVADTLTVLRKVKSEFEAAGYQVESVRITTQPLGELVKGASEEEALAFLARFDALSVKEDFIPNVGPAMMHDSDDPATMHLLERALSKLPTIEASSIIADESGIHWKTIHRTAELVKYVAEHSPHAQGTFNFTATAMLKPLGPFYPGSFHTGAGKQFAIGIEGAGLVADVFTRDKGNAETATTDLTAALTKHARVAESIGNKVAAETGWAYVGFDPTPAPLGEVSIATAIEDFTGAKFGSSGTLTAARIITAAVKAVPVKQIGYSGLMVPVMEDKVMAQRWAENDFNVDSLLAYSAVCGTGLDTIPLPGDVSLEQMERMYSDVASLALKWNKPLSARLQPVPGKKAGDVTEYQDPYLFNTTIHAVP
- a CDS encoding DUF3592 domain-containing protein, giving the protein MSGLPTIRPEPIIYTASTMLEELLGRMRRIDRWPETAATVTSTDRFIPERWQRGPSEATIGFCYTPDGGEIQSGQFRVDDGCSLFNVDERDTFPIRYDPAHPERYFSSEFSIRSRLKFLGLLVVGFVAVFVYVFASFLRR
- a CDS encoding cysteine rich repeat-containing protein → MRRLILVVIVCAVAAQSGMAQDQLAAIRAACAADAQKLCADVPSGGGRIIACLKEHKDSLSDKCKKAAGLPVGPSNSSAPSASSAAAASETPALVVPTASPSAAGPVATPAARSSHSAGAVTKAAAATDSASGSYLRMKQVQIIAPVVDPKLGNGKDPVNLPVLDLLIPSTWDFKSNVEFNTKSGCISDLFSVAWEAKSADGSIDVQGAPDLSWQFADDPAALHNLTDPSRRQINAQGKPCPVWKPMKAEEYFRQKVFTFFPNGSTVVSVEPFPELNQMARRQLGLPPDDGGNAGDSRTEAIRARVEFQKDGKEMEDWVALVVLTRTFRQGRGAFYDCHAIDVIGLSAPKGKLDANDKLFKVMISSLRPEAKWQAYSNGVLAWRYQVEAKKEAQIDAIIANFQNQVAQTLSEVTANQQRGSLNAAFGADQGIRGVQTFRNPTTGATMELSNQYNHAWLNGSNEYIMSDDPNFNPNGQLSGDWNQLQAVRPQP